A window of Candidatus Bathyarchaeota archaeon contains these coding sequences:
- a CDS encoding DUF354 domain-containing protein has translation MKVWYDALTGKHMRYGVAIARHLRSRGHQVFITTRKHPDTTTMAEFLKEEVRAFGEYNPESLMSRLESGVLRQVEMCKIFKNQEFDVAISHGSADLCRVAFGLGKPVITTVDTPYAYAVHKLTLPLSKYIVKSSSIADDAVERYVSDGAIVDFDSVDEVAWIQGFKPAVDYGFGRPLVVIRPLEDKAIYAQKQMDILQLTKNLSKIARVVYLDRYRRDNIEDLIVPQGFVDSASLVAQADLFIGVGGTITREAALQGTPAIVLNAFEKQEVNDYLMEGGFPIFKSEISGAQALAEKLLGQRFDVKEKLAGLQNPLDVIADLVEC, from the coding sequence GTGAAAGTCTGGTATGATGCCTTAACTGGAAAGCACATGCGCTACGGCGTAGCAATCGCTAGGCACTTACGTAGCAGGGGGCATCAGGTTTTCATAACCACCCGCAAACACCCAGACACCACAACAATGGCAGAGTTCCTCAAAGAAGAAGTGAGAGCATTTGGGGAATACAACCCTGAGTCGTTGATGTCGCGGCTTGAAAGCGGAGTTTTGCGTCAGGTGGAAATGTGCAAAATTTTTAAGAACCAAGAGTTTGACGTAGCAATTTCGCATGGTTCAGCTGACTTGTGCCGTGTCGCATTTGGCTTAGGAAAACCAGTCATTACAACAGTTGACACGCCATACGCGTATGCTGTTCATAAGCTTACGTTGCCGCTATCAAAGTATATTGTGAAGTCGTCCTCGATTGCTGATGATGCCGTGGAGAGGTATGTGTCTGATGGGGCGATTGTTGATTTTGACAGTGTGGATGAGGTTGCGTGGATTCAAGGGTTTAAGCCAGCAGTGGATTATGGTTTTGGCAGACCTCTTGTGGTAATTCGACCCCTTGAGGACAAAGCGATTTATGCCCAAAAACAAATGGACATCCTGCAGCTCACAAAGAATCTTAGCAAAATCGCACGTGTAGTATATTTGGACCGGTATCGCCGAGATAACATTGAGGACCTGATTGTTCCTCAAGGGTTTGTGGATTCAGCCAGCCTGGTAGCGCAAGCGGACCTTTTCATTGGTGTGGGCGGAACAATCACGCGGGAAGCCGCATTGCAGGGAACACCAGCGATTGTGCTTAACGCATTTGAGAAGCAGGAAGTCAACGATTACTTAATGGAGGGGGGTTTCCCAATTTTTAAATCAGAAATTTCTGGTGCACAGGCGTTGGCAGAAAAATTGTTGGGGCAACGGTTTGATGTGAAAGAGAAGCTCGCGGGGCTACAGAATCCGTTAGATGTTATTGCGGATTTAGTTGAGTGTTAG
- a CDS encoding HAD hydrolase-like protein produces MIDAVIFDLDGTIVNLPIDYKKLEAEIKKHAKTDDVKPVTKTIAGLDVQAKKEVFRVWSKLEAEAWKKATVNQNVIELFEKYHFERKALVTMQGEALADEISKALNLRFDFIITREISLDRFKQLVLAKEKLGVDFSRILFVGNTEGDQKAAERANCQFLKV; encoded by the coding sequence GTGATTGATGCGGTGATTTTTGATTTAGACGGAACCATAGTGAATTTACCCATTGATTATAAAAAATTAGAAGCCGAAATAAAGAAGCACGCCAAAACCGACGATGTTAAACCCGTAACCAAAACCATCGCGGGTCTTGATGTGCAAGCAAAAAAAGAAGTGTTCAGAGTTTGGAGTAAACTGGAAGCTGAGGCATGGAAAAAAGCGACTGTTAACCAAAACGTCATAGAACTCTTCGAAAAATACCATTTTGAACGCAAAGCTCTTGTCACCATGCAAGGCGAAGCATTAGCAGACGAAATCAGTAAAGCGCTAAATCTGCGTTTTGACTTCATCATCACTCGCGAGATAAGTTTGGATAGGTTTAAGCAGCTTGTTTTGGCTAAGGAGAAGCTCGGGGTTGACTTTAGCAGGATTCTCTTTGTGGGCAATACTGAAGGGGACCAGAAAGCTGCTGAAAGGGCAAACTGTCAATTCTTGAAGGTTTAA
- a CDS encoding ATP-grasp domain-containing protein, giving the protein MKRILCTGAGGPAGINFVKSLQIAPEQMHIVGTEASEYFQFMAPTKTTYKVPLAKDPSYIDTLNEIIQKENIDFLHAQPDVEVEVISENREKLNAPVYLPSKQAVLACQDKFESARVWKQKDIPVAKTILIKKEEDIDRAFEELGSPIWIRATHGAGGRGSTPADNRETAVSWIRYWKARNVDWEFIAQEHLPGRNIAFHSVWKDGELITSMSRERLEYIYAYLAPSGIMGTPAVQKTVHNEIVNKVGTEAVLAIDGNFSGIASVDLKENKDGVPCVTEINPGRMFTTSFFFSFASKVIRQDYAINIPYLYTKLAYKEEVPKLEKYNPLPAEVFWIRHMDAPGRIVFNGKIIGEMYQ; this is encoded by the coding sequence ATGAAAAGGATTCTTTGCACGGGAGCAGGTGGACCAGCAGGCATAAACTTTGTCAAGTCACTTCAAATCGCGCCCGAACAAATGCACATAGTTGGCACAGAAGCCAGCGAGTACTTTCAGTTTATGGCACCAACTAAAACAACCTACAAGGTACCACTTGCCAAAGACCCAAGCTACATAGACACACTAAACGAGATAATCCAAAAAGAAAACATTGATTTCCTCCATGCCCAACCAGACGTAGAAGTCGAAGTCATCTCAGAAAACCGAGAAAAACTCAACGCACCCGTCTACTTACCCTCAAAACAGGCAGTACTGGCATGCCAAGACAAATTTGAATCCGCACGCGTCTGGAAACAAAAAGACATACCAGTTGCCAAAACCATCCTCATCAAAAAAGAAGAAGACATCGACCGCGCCTTTGAGGAACTGGGCAGTCCCATTTGGATACGCGCAACTCATGGTGCTGGCGGACGTGGAAGCACACCTGCAGACAATCGGGAAACAGCGGTGTCGTGGATTCGTTACTGGAAAGCCCGCAATGTAGATTGGGAGTTCATTGCGCAGGAGCATTTACCAGGCAGAAACATCGCGTTTCACAGCGTCTGGAAAGATGGCGAACTAATCACGTCGATGTCCCGGGAACGTTTAGAGTACATTTATGCTTATCTTGCACCCTCAGGCATCATGGGAACTCCCGCAGTGCAAAAAACCGTGCACAACGAAATCGTCAACAAAGTCGGCACCGAAGCGGTGTTGGCTATTGATGGCAACTTTAGCGGTATAGCAAGCGTGGACCTCAAAGAAAACAAGGACGGCGTCCCCTGCGTGACTGAGATTAACCCTGGCAGAATGTTTACGACCTCGTTCTTTTTCAGTTTTGCAAGCAAAGTCATACGGCAAGACTACGCAATCAACATCCCGTATCTTTACACTAAACTTGCCTACAAAGAAGAGGTGCCTAAACTGGAAAAGTACAACCCGTTGCCAGCAGAAGTGTTCTGGATTCGGCATATGGATGCGCCTGGACGCATTGTGTTTAATGGCAAAATTATTGGAGAGATGTATCAGTGA
- a CDS encoding DUF2110 family protein, with translation MTTLTLLTKAPRGHQLKEIDDFLQTTFEELDVQAKIVGNAGGWVQVSVMGEDEEFAKNFIAKEIGLAPTTIENVQVGMELKGLIKKNSNPSFLAVDVGVIEPKIFQAKVSLRHLREVLMEEKPVELPKIAELWGLREGLPITIKVMGINLDEGVLEAELSTGQIDKLTLWRDSLLDRLIVLGASKSRVLEVLERTRLNRDVVDVESLGLFDQVLTCKLGTDAAGVISRVGGYLKTAGFVVFNARKIRDFLS, from the coding sequence ATGACCACTCTAACATTGTTAACCAAAGCTCCACGCGGGCACCAATTAAAAGAAATCGACGATTTCTTACAAACCACCTTTGAAGAACTTGATGTGCAAGCTAAAATCGTTGGCAACGCAGGCGGCTGGGTGCAGGTTTCAGTTATGGGTGAGGATGAGGAATTTGCCAAGAATTTTATTGCTAAAGAAATCGGTTTAGCCCCAACCACCATAGAAAACGTACAGGTTGGCATGGAGCTTAAAGGGTTAATTAAGAAAAACTCAAACCCCAGCTTTCTTGCAGTGGATGTTGGAGTGATTGAACCAAAAATTTTTCAGGCTAAGGTCTCGCTGAGGCATCTGCGGGAAGTTTTGATGGAGGAAAAACCTGTTGAGCTTCCAAAAATTGCGGAGTTGTGGGGGTTACGTGAAGGCTTACCTATAACCATCAAGGTTATGGGCATTAATTTGGATGAAGGCGTTTTGGAGGCTGAGCTTTCGACGGGTCAAATTGATAAGTTGACGCTTTGGCGGGATTCCCTTCTGGACAGATTAATTGTTTTGGGGGCGTCCAAGAGCAGGGTTTTGGAGGTTTTAGAGCGGACACGGTTGAATCGGGATGTTGTTGATGTTGAGTCTTTGGGTCTTTTTGATCAGGTGTTAACTTGTAAGCTTGGAACGGATGCAGCGGGAGTGATTTCGCGTGTTGGCGGTTACTTGAAAACTGCGGGTTTTGTTGTTTTTAATGCAAGAAAAATCAGGGATTTTCTCAGTTAA
- a CDS encoding TIGR00295 family protein: protein MNNQLPTREQATQLLQDNQCSEKVIMHCQAVANLSVQIARELSQKGFDVNVELVEAGALLHDLGRSKTHTVEHAIAGVQLAQQLGLPQEVINIIKRHVGAGISQEEADWLGWPKDNYIPQTLEEKIVGYADKLIDGTRKTSIEVELRRLEEDGRSEAAERVRKLHEEITGLLGHQI from the coding sequence GTGAATAACCAGCTTCCCACACGGGAGCAAGCAACCCAACTTCTACAGGATAATCAATGCTCAGAAAAAGTGATTATGCACTGTCAAGCAGTAGCAAACCTATCCGTGCAAATCGCACGTGAACTATCCCAGAAGGGTTTTGATGTTAACGTTGAACTGGTGGAGGCGGGAGCGTTGCTTCATGATTTGGGACGCAGCAAAACCCACACCGTAGAGCACGCTATAGCAGGAGTTCAACTTGCGCAGCAGCTAGGGTTACCTCAAGAAGTAATCAACATTATCAAGCGTCACGTTGGCGCAGGAATCTCACAAGAAGAAGCGGATTGGCTGGGCTGGCCAAAAGACAACTACATTCCTCAAACGTTAGAAGAAAAAATTGTGGGTTACGCTGACAAACTCATTGATGGTACAAGAAAAACCAGCATCGAGGTTGAGTTGCGGCGTTTGGAGGAGGATGGAAGAAGTGAAGCAGCAGAAAGAGTTAGAAAGCTGCATGAAGAAATAACTGGATTATTGGGGCATCAAATATGA
- a CDS encoding transcription factor — translation MSIIHYYGLGNLIMLSTIDESTLTKVAMALGDEDAVKLIEHLKGVEEITDDEIANKTGIRLNSVRKILYKLYDHSLVSLRRTRDPKTGWFIFHWKLQADQLEGFILSQKRRVLEKLNVRLDYERTHDFYYCHSPECKRVTFEDAVESVFHCSVCDKPLVHFDNEIMIEHLSAKVEVLRKELGE, via the coding sequence TTGAGCATAATACATTATTATGGTCTAGGAAACTTGATTATGCTATCTACAATTGATGAGTCTACTTTAACAAAGGTTGCTATGGCTCTTGGCGATGAAGACGCCGTTAAACTTATCGAACACCTAAAAGGCGTAGAAGAAATAACTGATGATGAAATAGCCAACAAAACAGGCATACGCCTAAACTCAGTTCGCAAAATCCTATACAAACTCTACGACCACTCCCTAGTTAGTCTTAGGCGAACCCGTGACCCCAAGACAGGATGGTTTATTTTCCACTGGAAACTCCAAGCCGACCAGTTAGAAGGATTTATTTTAAGCCAAAAACGCCGTGTTCTAGAAAAACTCAACGTGCGTTTGGATTATGAGCGAACCCATGACTTCTATTATTGTCATTCGCCTGAATGTAAACGGGTAACTTTTGAGGATGCAGTAGAATCAGTTTTTCACTGCTCAGTTTGTGACAAGCCATTGGTGCATTTTGACAATGAAATAATGATTGAGCATCTCTCAGCTAAAGTTGAGGTTTTAAGGAAGGAACTCGGTGAATAA
- a CDS encoding tRNA (cytidine(56)-2'-O)-methyltransferase (catalyzes the S-adenosyl-methionine-dependent 2'-O-ribose methylation of C56 in tRNA transcripts): MEKSSSQNLNGKTPKIVILRWGHRLQRDARLTTHVALTARALCASGFILADIEDKSIQQTVEKLTGHWGGEFAFRMGTSWKSEVRQWHDEGGIVVHLTVYGENIQSSDVLNRIKAQNKPIMVLVGSQKVPGEFYSSEVSDFNVAVGNQPHSECSALAIFLDRFFEGKELAVKYDDAEMGVVPQTRGKKIRS, translated from the coding sequence ATGGAAAAGTCCAGCTCTCAAAACCTTAATGGCAAAACGCCAAAAATTGTTATTCTAAGATGGGGACACAGACTACAAAGGGATGCCCGTTTAACCACTCATGTTGCTTTGACGGCACGGGCGCTTTGCGCTTCAGGTTTTATACTCGCTGACATTGAAGACAAAAGCATCCAGCAAACTGTGGAGAAGCTCACGGGGCATTGGGGTGGAGAGTTTGCTTTTAGGATGGGGACGTCTTGGAAAAGTGAGGTTCGGCAGTGGCATGATGAAGGCGGCATCGTGGTTCATTTGACGGTGTATGGTGAAAACATCCAATCCAGCGACGTTTTAAACCGAATTAAAGCACAAAACAAACCAATCATGGTTCTTGTGGGTAGCCAAAAAGTTCCTGGCGAATTTTACTCCAGCGAGGTCTCGGATTTTAATGTTGCAGTTGGGAATCAGCCGCATTCGGAGTGTTCGGCTTTGGCGATTTTTCTTGATCGCTTCTTTGAAGGAAAGGAGTTAGCCGTGAAATATGATGATGCAGAAATGGGTGTTGTACCACAGACGCGGGGTAAGAAAATCCGAAGTTAA
- the hflX gene encoding GTPase HflX, with protein sequence MNREPSSLEELKRLAQSAGDTIVGTLEQTRRADARYQIGAGKVEELRQMVKDTGADKVIFDNTLRTIQSYNLAKATKIEVIDRFQLILEIFTKRATTTEAQLQIQLATLKNEIKHAKEKVRLAKSSEQPGFMGLGVYEADVYREAIKRQIQTILKKLKHIREKRVLHRERRTELGFLSISLAGYTSAGKSTLFNALAQEAVRVDKSLFTTLSTTTRIIEFLDHKFLLTDTVGFIDRLPIGLMEAFHSTLEETIFSDLIILVLDIDESQELIEKKNKICLETIDMLGASGIPIITALNKIDLMKPEEAEEKLAALKPIVKNPILLSAKCEKNLDGLSHEVLKILENYIQASFSVPINSQTMQFIAWVHDKAHVIKEEFQNTSVEMDFEANPSIFDQIKRKVEKLNGKVQLSKP encoded by the coding sequence CTGAACCGTGAACCGTCAAGTTTAGAAGAACTCAAAAGGCTCGCCCAATCCGCCGGCGACACTATCGTGGGCACTTTGGAGCAGACAAGACGTGCGGATGCCCGATACCAGATTGGCGCTGGAAAAGTTGAAGAACTCCGACAGATGGTAAAAGACACTGGTGCCGACAAAGTTATTTTTGATAATACTCTACGGACGATACAATCATATAACCTCGCCAAAGCAACCAAAATAGAAGTCATCGACCGCTTCCAACTTATCTTGGAAATTTTCACTAAACGAGCAACCACAACCGAAGCCCAACTCCAAATCCAGCTGGCAACACTGAAAAACGAAATTAAACATGCCAAAGAAAAAGTGCGGCTTGCCAAAAGTAGCGAGCAACCGGGTTTTATGGGGTTAGGAGTGTACGAAGCGGATGTTTACCGTGAAGCCATCAAACGCCAGATTCAAACTATCCTAAAAAAACTCAAGCACATTAGAGAAAAAAGGGTTCTGCACCGTGAACGCCGCACCGAACTTGGATTTTTATCCATTTCTCTTGCGGGTTACACTAGCGCGGGAAAGAGCACGCTGTTTAATGCATTGGCACAAGAAGCCGTGCGCGTAGACAAATCCCTGTTCACTACTCTTTCAACGACAACAAGAATCATCGAATTTTTGGACCACAAATTCCTTTTAACAGATACTGTGGGCTTTATTGACCGATTACCAATTGGGTTAATGGAAGCATTTCACTCTACACTTGAAGAGACCATATTCTCAGATTTAATAATTCTAGTTTTAGACATTGATGAGAGCCAGGAATTAATCGAGAAGAAAAACAAGATATGCTTAGAAACAATTGACATGTTAGGCGCATCAGGTATCCCAATTATAACAGCCCTCAACAAAATTGACCTAATGAAACCAGAAGAAGCTGAAGAGAAACTTGCAGCGCTAAAACCTATAGTGAAAAACCCAATTTTGCTATCTGCTAAATGTGAAAAGAACCTTGACGGCCTTAGCCATGAGGTACTGAAGATTTTGGAAAATTACATTCAAGCAAGTTTTAGCGTGCCCATAAACAGTCAGACCATGCAGTTTATCGCTTGGGTCCACGACAAAGCACACGTGATAAAAGAAGAGTTCCAAAACACATCCGTTGAAATGGATTTTGAAGCAAACCCATCAATATTTGACCAGATAAAAAGAAAAGTGGAAAAGCTAAATGGAAAAGTCCAGCTCTCAAAACCTTAA
- a CDS encoding multiprotein bridging factor aMBF1, whose amino-acid sequence MRCEVCGRKIHSDPIRAIIEGARLTVCAECSKHGKVILPQEEAEIERKKATAATSIAPKRTAVPVSMVQKKSSVPQVAITTEVVEDYQTKIRAAREKLGLSHEDLGKKINEKASVLRHIETGKMAPNNLLASKLERTLKITLMVPIEKEKEKAPPVLTKPANEELTLGDLIQFNSKGEEPSKRKQS is encoded by the coding sequence TTGCGATGTGAAGTTTGTGGACGAAAAATACATTCCGACCCCATACGAGCAATAATTGAAGGTGCAAGATTGACCGTTTGTGCGGAGTGCTCTAAACATGGAAAAGTAATTCTGCCACAAGAAGAAGCTGAAATAGAAAGAAAAAAAGCAACGGCAGCCACATCAATTGCACCAAAAAGAACAGCTGTTCCAGTAAGTATGGTGCAGAAAAAATCATCCGTTCCCCAAGTTGCAATTACCACAGAAGTCGTTGAAGATTATCAAACCAAAATTCGCGCTGCCAGAGAGAAACTTGGGCTGTCTCATGAAGACTTGGGCAAAAAAATCAACGAGAAAGCCTCAGTTCTAAGACATATTGAAACAGGCAAAATGGCTCCAAACAACCTTTTAGCATCCAAGCTGGAACGCACCTTAAAAATTACGCTAATGGTCCCGATTGAAAAGGAGAAAGAGAAAGCGCCACCAGTACTTACCAAACCAGCAAATGAAGAGTTAACCTTGGGGGACCTCATACAGTTTAACAGTAAAGGGGAGGAGCCCTCTAAACGAAAGCAATCCTAG
- a CDS encoding pseudouridine synthase, whose protein sequence is MDSTLDKVRSIADYQFGQGAGNTLFPENIQIEYSKRTGRIRYINHHGERLATLRPTDGLYSLSIKAAKTLAESLPSARCFVTVQTDVSKYIAEGGDVFAVHVVAVDEELRARDEVVVLDEQKQVLAVGRAVLSSAEMKAFRTGVAVKVRHGIKK, encoded by the coding sequence ATGGACAGCACACTTGATAAAGTCAGAAGCATCGCAGATTACCAGTTCGGGCAGGGCGCAGGCAACACGCTGTTCCCTGAAAACATCCAAATCGAATACTCAAAACGCACAGGCAGAATACGCTACATAAACCACCACGGCGAACGTTTAGCAACCCTGCGACCTACCGATGGACTCTACTCCTTAAGTATCAAAGCCGCCAAAACCCTCGCAGAAAGCCTGCCATCAGCCAGATGCTTTGTAACAGTACAAACCGATGTTTCCAAGTATATTGCTGAAGGCGGAGACGTTTTTGCGGTTCACGTTGTAGCTGTTGATGAGGAGCTTCGTGCCAGAGATGAAGTGGTTGTTTTGGATGAGCAGAAACAGGTGTTGGCAGTTGGCCGGGCAGTTCTGTCAAGTGCAGAAATGAAGGCTTTTAGAACTGGGGTTGCAGTGAAAGTGCGGCACGGTATCAAAAAATAG
- a CDS encoding nascent polypeptide-associated complex protein, with product MGMNMDAVSDVKQVIIQTANKDIVIEEPEVMIMNVQGQKMYQIIGGDVSEQAPGQTLKAEAKPAFSEEDVQLVADQTGKSLEQAKEALQECAGDLAKAILLLQS from the coding sequence ATGGGCATGAACATGGATGCGGTTTCCGACGTTAAACAGGTCATTATTCAAACCGCAAACAAAGACATCGTGATTGAGGAACCTGAAGTTATGATAATGAATGTTCAGGGACAAAAAATGTACCAAATCATCGGTGGAGACGTCAGCGAACAAGCCCCCGGGCAAACTCTGAAGGCAGAAGCAAAACCAGCTTTTTCTGAAGAAGATGTCCAGTTGGTTGCTGACCAAACAGGCAAAAGCCTAGAACAAGCCAAAGAAGCATTGCAGGAATGTGCTGGAGACTTAGCAAAGGCTATTTTACTGCTTCAATCCTAA
- a CDS encoding molybdopterin-binding protein, whose amino-acid sequence MEIISIGNELLIGKIQNTNAFWLSKQATQLGVNVTRETTIPDIIDVIAQTLKETIRRKPQFIITTGGLGPTFDDKTFEAVAKALNRPLEVNPEALNFVKEKCETYAKKHGLPIIEMTPPRIKMAALPQGTQPINNPVGTAPGLRVDLESVMLFVLPGVPLEMEAIFNESIAPLLKSAVGELRFFERSLFADCIAEAALAPLIDAVMRDNAAVYLKSHPLKVGETFRVELHLTLSCSGDGVEKLQKAAGQLAKLIEQHGGKPSFNE is encoded by the coding sequence ATGGAAATAATAAGCATAGGAAACGAACTACTTATAGGAAAAATTCAAAACACAAATGCTTTTTGGCTCTCTAAACAGGCAACACAATTAGGCGTTAACGTAACAAGAGAAACAACAATCCCCGACATTATTGACGTAATCGCTCAAACCCTCAAAGAAACAATCCGGCGTAAACCTCAATTCATAATAACCACAGGCGGACTGGGACCAACTTTTGATGACAAAACCTTTGAGGCAGTCGCAAAAGCTCTCAACCGACCCTTAGAAGTCAACCCCGAAGCCCTAAATTTTGTCAAAGAAAAATGCGAAACCTACGCCAAAAAACACGGTCTTCCCATCATAGAAATGACGCCGCCCAGAATCAAAATGGCTGCTCTCCCACAGGGAACACAACCAATCAACAACCCTGTTGGAACTGCTCCTGGTTTACGTGTGGATTTGGAGAGTGTAATGTTGTTTGTTTTGCCTGGTGTTCCTTTGGAGATGGAGGCAATTTTTAATGAATCCATCGCTCCTCTTCTTAAGAGTGCTGTGGGTGAATTGAGGTTTTTTGAGCGGAGCCTTTTTGCAGATTGTATCGCGGAGGCTGCTTTAGCGCCGCTGATTGATGCTGTTATGAGGGATAATGCGGCGGTTTACCTTAAGTCTCATCCCCTGAAAGTGGGTGAAACGTTTCGGGTTGAGTTGCACCTGACTCTGAGTTGCTCTGGAGATGGCGTGGAAAAACTGCAAAAAGCCGCTGGTCAACTTGCTAAGCTTATTGAACAGCATGGGGGCAAACCCTCCTTTAATGAGTAA